From Kineosporia succinea, the proteins below share one genomic window:
- a CDS encoding helix-turn-helix transcriptional regulator — MTETDSEAGRMEDRGTRDRVSREILHHGPITASDLAATLGLTPAAVRRHLDTLTDQGLVCTWDPPEGTPRRRGRPARLFVLTDAGHSVMSTAYDDLAVQLLEFLAETAGPDAVREFAVVRAERLAQRYRPAVDAAGGDPHRRAGALAQALSTDGYAASVRSLEERGRAHEEQTTRQTGKQLCQGHCPVQQVAAQFPQLCEAETHAFSNLLGVHVQRLATLAHGEHVCTTHIPLSAVSATLDTRNPTGRPESAPGPDVTSQEEKAADEHRVAS; from the coding sequence ATGACCGAGACCGACTCCGAAGCCGGTCGCATGGAGGATCGGGGCACCCGTGACCGGGTGTCGCGCGAGATCCTGCATCACGGTCCGATCACCGCGAGTGACCTGGCGGCCACGCTCGGGCTGACGCCCGCGGCGGTGCGCCGGCACCTGGACACCCTGACAGACCAGGGTCTCGTCTGCACGTGGGACCCTCCCGAGGGCACCCCCCGGCGGCGGGGCCGTCCGGCCCGGCTCTTCGTGCTGACCGACGCGGGTCACTCCGTGATGTCGACCGCGTACGACGACCTGGCCGTGCAGCTGCTCGAGTTCCTGGCCGAGACGGCCGGGCCCGACGCCGTGCGCGAGTTCGCCGTGGTGCGGGCCGAACGGCTCGCCCAGCGCTACCGTCCCGCCGTCGATGCGGCCGGGGGAGACCCCCACCGCCGGGCCGGAGCTCTGGCCCAGGCCCTCAGCACGGATGGATACGCGGCCAGCGTGCGTTCACTCGAGGAGCGGGGCCGCGCGCACGAGGAGCAGACCACCCGGCAGACGGGTAAGCAGCTGTGCCAGGGGCACTGCCCGGTCCAGCAGGTCGCCGCCCAGTTCCCGCAGCTGTGCGAGGCCGAGACGCACGCGTTCTCCAACCTTCTCGGGGTCCACGTGCAGCGGCTCGCCACGCTCGCCCACGGGGAGCACGTCTGCACCACCCACATTCCCCTGAGCGCGGTCTCGGCCACGCTCGACACACGTAACCCGACCGGCCGGCCCGAGTCAGCACCCGGGCCGGATGTCACGTCACAAGAGGAGAAAGCAGCCGATGAGCACCGTGTCGCATCCTGA